A genomic region of Miscanthus floridulus cultivar M001 chromosome 3, ASM1932011v1, whole genome shotgun sequence contains the following coding sequences:
- the LOC136542816 gene encoding RINT1-like protein MAG2L isoform X2 encodes MKLEGLVGNLEDVAFSIIRQAPKFNLSSILRKSNETKWKQGKLLHAVDAVRDIERELVRISTSRPQWTNLVMAVDSRVDKTLSILRPQALTDYRALLASLGWPPSLSSQDTENQIPNPLVLMNKENKERYSQSFQALCALQHVQGNRELRLCQTAEVTPALADLKYFNRTACFDNGLWAIDELVHPIASRMEYHFAKWSEQPEFIFTLVYKITKDFMDGVDDVLQPLIDQARLVGLSAKESWVTGMVKMLVGYLERQIFPALVCSYQDHATVGKPEVDSSWMHLNDVMISFDKRMQLLADSGIQKIVSLSEGLSRSLSAFSIYTEHPDWLQIWADVELSSAQDKLKSEMEDETNWSCSGQHDQFGHMENSMKFLLSTREDYKAPPVCEFVIKTALSMVERGRALPNRGMQIQYNRSSSVRFLNDFFLVLRERCEALQLSNTALEDQSLSKTSCAINAARYCENVLREWDEDTTFLDMGPQGSLFTDEISFLVKLGTNYLEQILSSVLLEFEDLSWEYVQNIGSWSGQTILDDQTLDEENAGVSPGFVASLDVLTDRTTKLKRYLNSKDFLDLWRSVAEGLDYFIYSSIRWGEVSFSDPGAIQLRVDTKALLHIFRPFCSRPEAFLPFLSESLKLLTMKKSDAQCLLEMLMDDMKSDNCLKHQGLHHVNASQAAKILSSRKFCG; translated from the exons ATGAAG TTGGAAGGTTTGGTTGGCAACCTGGAAGATGTGGCATTTTCCATCATTAGGCAGGCCCCGAAGTTCAACCTATCATCCATACTTCGAAAATCAAAT GAAACAAAATGGAAGCAAGggaagctgctccatgctgtcgATGCTGTGAGGGATATTGAGCGAGAATTAGTACGGATCAGCACTAGTAGGCCACAGTGGACCAACCTTGTCATGGCTGTTGATTCTAGAGTGGACAAAACTCTTTCCATTTTGAGGCCTCAAGCCCTCACGGATTATCGGGCTCTACTAGCATCATTGGGCTGGCCACCTTCATTGTCTTCACAAGACACAGAGAACCAAATTCCGAATCCTCTAGTCTTGATGAACAAGGAAAATAAAGAGAGATACTCTCAAAGCTTCCAAGCACTATGTGCTCTCCAACATGTGCAGGGAAACCGTGAATTACGCCTGTGTCAAACAGCAGAAGTGACTCCTGCCCTGGCAGATTTGAAGTACTTCAATAGAACTGCTTGCTTTGACAATGGGCTTTGGGCGATCGATGAATTAGTTCACCCTATTGCTTCAAGGATGGAATATCATTTTGCTAAATGGTCTGAACAGCCAGAGTTCATTTTTACCCTTGTTTACAAGATAACAAAGGATTTCATGGATGGGGTGGATGATGTACTGCAGCCTTTGATTGATCAAGCAAGACTAGTGGGATTAAGTGCCAAGGAATCTTGGGTAACTGGAATGGTGAAAATGCTTGTAGGATACCTTGAGCGGCAGATTTTCCCAGCACTTGTCTGCTCTTATCAGGATCATGCTACTGTTGGCAAACCTGAAGTAGATTCCTCTTGGATGCACTTAAATGACGTAATGATTTCTTTTGATAAAAGAATGCAGCTTCTAGCGGATTCAGGAATCCAGAAAATTGTATCTCTTTCTGAAGGTCTGTCTAGGTCCTTATCTGCCTTTTCGATATATACTGAGCACCCTGATTGGCTTCAGATATGGGCTGATGTTGAGCTTAGTTCAGCACAGGATAAGCTGAAATCTGAAATGGAAGATGAGACAAATTGGTCATGTAGTGGTCAGCATGACCAGTTTGGTCACATGGAAAATTCAATGAAGTTTCTTCTCTCTACAAGAGAAGACTACAAAGCTCCTCCGGTGTGTGAATTTGTTATCAAAACTGCTTTGTCAATGGTTGAAAGAGGCCGTGCTCTGCCAAACAGGGGAATGCAGATCCAGTATAACAGATCCTCTTCAGTTAGGTTCCTGAATGACTTTTTTCTTGTCTTGCGTGAACGATGCGAAGCATTGCAATTGTCGAATACGGCATTAGAAGATCAGTCTTTGTCAAAAACTTCATGTGCAATCAACGCCGCTCGTTACTGCGAGAATGTGCTTCGGGAATGGGATGAAGATACTACCTTTTTGGATATGGGTCCTCAAGGATCTCTGTTTACAGATGAAATCAGCTTTTTAGTTAAATTAGGGACCAATTACCTGGAACAGATACTATCTTCGGTTCTGCTTGAGTTTGAAGATCTGTCCTGGGAATATGTCCAGAACATTGGATCATGGAGTGGACAGACCATCTTAGATGATCAGACCCTGGATGAAGAAAATGCAGGAGTATCTCCTGGTTTTGTTGCCAGTCTAGATGTTCTGACAGACAGGACCACTAAGTTGAAGCGATATCTTAATTCCAAGGATTTCCTTGATCTTTGGAGGAGTGTAGCGGAAGGCCTCGACTACTTCATCTACAGCAGCATACGATGGGGTGAAGTAAGTTTCTCTGATCCTGGAGCCATCCAGCTAAGAGTTGATACAAAAGCCCTTCTCCACATCTTTAGGCCCTTCTGTTCAAGACCTGAAGCTTTTCTCCCTTTTCTAAGTGAATCCCTGAAGTTGTTGACCATGAAAAAGTCAGATGCACAGTGCTTGCTGGAAATGCTAATGGATGACATGAAGAGTGACAATTGCCTAAAGCATCAAGGATTGCACCATGTAAATGCTAGCCAGGCTGCAAAGATCTTAAGCAGCAGGAAGTTTTGTGGATAA